The segment TGGTAGTAAATGACTAGGGAACTTGAGCAGAATAATTGAAAATTCAGTTATAAAGGTGATTTTCTTTTGAAATAAACGATGAAATTAGATATGTGGTATAATACATATCGATAAAAAGAAAGGGGTATTAAGTAATGTCATCAATGACAAAAATGTGGATATCTTTTGCCTCCATGGGTTTTATGTTTTTTTCAATCTTAATTATTTATTTGAGTAGGTACAAGTTTTCATCTAAACTTTTAAAGTTTTTTACAGCTCTTATCGCCTACTTTTTCATGTTTATTGGTGGGTTGACGATGATATATATTGTTTTTAGTGGCCCTACCGGATAATGAGGTTCAAAGGAGTATAATAATGAAACGGTTTTCTCAAGCATTTGTCTCAATGATGGTGTTGGTTCTTTTATCAGGATGTTTGTATCCAGAAGAGCAATTAGCACAAAATCAAATACCATATGAAGAACAAATTGAATCTGTTCAAGCAGCAATAAATCAGTTTAAAGAGGAAGAAAATGGATTATTGCCGATTAAAACGAAAGAACATGACACACCAGTGTATCGAAAATATCCTATTGATTTTTCAAAAATAGTACCTCGATATATGGCTTCATCACCTAGTAATTCCTTTGAAAAAGGTGGCATATTTCAATATGTTTTAATTGATGTAGAAGAAAATCCAACAGTGAAGTTAATAGACCTTAGAATTCCAGAAAAAATTAAAGAAATACAAATGAGGATTCGCTCCCAAGGCTATCCCCCAATGAAAGAGCTAATTGGAGATAATGTGTATACGCTGGATTTCGCAAAATTAGGCTATAAAGAAGATCCTTTCGTGGTAAGTCCTTTCTCCGGTGTTCATTTACCATTTGTGATAACGGGAAAGGGGGACCTTTATGTAGATTATCGCCAAGATATATATATGAAACTTGAAGATAAGATGTCAATACAGACTGTCAACGAAGAAGATATCAGGTCTGTTTTACTAGAAGGCTCCCATTTCGTTCCTGCGTATTCCTTACCCTATGTCCTAAATGAAAAAAATGAACCAGACTTTAATCTGAAATAGTTCTATCCCTTCTTTTACAAAATATATTGTATGAGAAGGGATATTTTTTTTCCTTTACCTTAATAGGAAGGTCATAAAAATATAAAAACTTCATAATCATAGTCATAAGAAAATAGGACAACGTCATAGATATATAGTGTTCATTAAAATACACGAATGGTATGTCCTGGAGGATAAAGATGGGAGGGAATCTCTTGGAAAAGGTAGATATTTTTAAAGATATTGCTGAGAGAACAGGTGGAGATATTTACTTAGGGGTGGTCGGAGCTGTCAGGACCGGAAAATCAACATTTATAAAAAAATTTATGGAACTAGTAGTGCTCCCTAATATAGCAAGTGAGGCGGAAAGAGCACGTACTCAGGATGAACTTCCTCAAAGTGCAGCTGGAAAAACCATTATGACAACGGAACCAAAATTCGTACCAAATCAAGCGGCATCTATACACGTTGAAGAAGGGTTAGACGTAAATATTCGCTTAGTTGATTGTGTTGGTTATACAGTTCCAGGAGCAAAAGGTTATGAAGATGAGAATGGGCCGAGAATGATTAATACGCCTTGGTATGAAGAGCCGATTCCATTTCATGAAGCAGCTGAAATCGGTACAAGAAAGGTTATTCAGGAACATTCAACAATCGGAGTGGTGGTAACAACGGATGGTACGATCGGTGAAATTCCAAGAGCGGATTATATTGAATCTGAAGAGAGAGTGATTGAAGAGTTAAAAGAAGTAGGAAAACCTTTCATTATGGTAGTGAATTCAGCAAGACCGTATCATCCTGAAACGGAGCAATTTCGAATAAAATTGCAAGAAAAATATGATATTCCAGTACTTGCAATGAGTGTAGAGAGCATGCGAGAATCGGATGTTTTATCTGTCTTACGTGAAGCGTTGTTTGAGTTTCCTGTATTAGAAGTGAATGTAAATCTCCCTAGTTGGGTTATGGTGTTAAAAGAAGAACATTGGCTTCGCGAAAATTATCAAGAAGCGGTAAAGGAAACGGTAAAGGACATTAAACGCCTTCGAGATGTTGATAGAGTGGTTCATCACTTTAGTGATTTTGAATTTATTGAAGGCGCTGGGCTAGCTGGGATTGAAATGGGTCAAGGAGTAGCAGAAATTGATTTACATGCCCCAGATGAATTGTATGATGAAGTTTTGAAAGAAATAGTTGGTGTTGAAATTCGTGGAAAAGACCATTTATTAGAGCTCATGCAGGACTTTGCTCATGCAAAATTAGAGTATGATCAGGTAGCAGATGCTTTAAAAATGGTGAAACAAACAGGATATGGTATTGCAGCACCATCTCTAGCTGATATGAGTTTAGATGAACCTGAAATTATTCGTCAAGGATCTAAATTCGGGGTAAG is part of the Bacillus spongiae genome and harbors:
- a CDS encoding DUF2768 domain-containing protein, encoding MWISFASMGFMFFSILIIYLSRYKFSSKLLKFFTALIAYFFMFIGGLTMIYIVFSGPTG
- the spoIVA gene encoding stage IV sporulation protein A, which codes for MEKVDIFKDIAERTGGDIYLGVVGAVRTGKSTFIKKFMELVVLPNIASEAERARTQDELPQSAAGKTIMTTEPKFVPNQAASIHVEEGLDVNIRLVDCVGYTVPGAKGYEDENGPRMINTPWYEEPIPFHEAAEIGTRKVIQEHSTIGVVVTTDGTIGEIPRADYIESEERVIEELKEVGKPFIMVVNSARPYHPETEQFRIKLQEKYDIPVLAMSVESMRESDVLSVLREALFEFPVLEVNVNLPSWVMVLKEEHWLRENYQEAVKETVKDIKRLRDVDRVVHHFSDFEFIEGAGLAGIEMGQGVAEIDLHAPDELYDEVLKEIVGVEIRGKDHLLELMQDFAHAKLEYDQVADALKMVKQTGYGIAAPSLADMSLDEPEIIRQGSKFGVRLKAVAPSVHMIKVDVESEFAPIIGTEKQSEELVRYLMQDFEDDPLSIWNSDIFGRSLSSIVREGIQAKISLMPENARYKLKETLERIINEGSGGLIAIIL